Within Sinorhizobium sp. RAC02, the genomic segment ATCCGTACCGTTTCGCTCTATGCCGAGCCGCACAAGATCGTCGATGCTGACGAGGCCGTCGAAATGCTCGCGACCGTGATGCCGGACCTCGACCGGCGCGGCATCTACCGCAAGCTGACCTCGAAATCCCGTTTCCAGTGGCTGAAGCGCCAGCTGACGCCCAAGCAGCAGAGCCGTATCCTGGCGCTTGGCATTCCCGGCGTCGGCTTCCGGCCGGAGAAGCGCCGCTTCTATCCGGGCGGTGTCACCGCGTCTCACGTCGTCGGCCACGTCAACATCGACAACCGCGGCATTGCCGGCATGGAGCGCTATATCGACAGCCAGGGTCTCGCCGACCTTGCCGCGATCGGCATGACGAGCGATGCCAAGATGGAGCCGGTGCGGCTTTCCATCGATCTGCGCGTGCAGGCGATCGTGCGTGACGTCGTGGCGACGGGCATGGAGAAGTACAAGGCGCTCGCCGCCGGTGCCGTCGTGATGGACGTCAATACCGGCGAGATTCTCGCCATGGCCTCCGTGCCGGATTACGACCCGAACAACCCGGCCGCCGGCGCCAAGGATGGCTGGATGAACCGCATGTCGAACGGCACGTTTGAGATGGGCTCAACCTTCAAGACCTTCACCACCGCGATGGCGCTCGATTCGGGCAAGGTGAAGATCACCGACAGTTTTGACGCCCGCGCACCCATCCGCATCGGCGGCTTCACCATCAAGGACTTTCACGGCAAGCACCGCGTGCTGACCGTGCCCGAAATCTTCCAGTATTCGTCGAACATCGGCACGGCCAAGATGGCCGACGTCATCGGCATTGCCGGCCACAAGGAATTCCTCACCCGCATGGGCCTGCTGACCCGGCTTGAGACGGAACTCCCGGAAGTGAAGACGCCGTCGCAGCCGCGCGAATGGAAGAAGATCAACTCGATCACCATTTCCTTCGGCCACGGTGTTTCCACGACGCCGTTGCAGACGGCAGTGGCGGCGGCGGCCCTCATGAACGGCGGCCGGCTCATCAACCCGACCTTCCTGCCGCGCACGGCCGAAGAGGCGAACGAGATCGCCAAGGTCGTGGTCAATCCCGACACCGTGGACAAGATGCGCTACCTCTTCAAGCTCAACGCAAACGACGGCTCCGGCCGGCGCGCGCTGGTTCCGGGCTTCAATGTCGGCGGCAAGACGGGCACGGCCAACAAGGTCGTCGGCGGCCGCTATTCCAACACACAGAATTTCAACGCCTTCCTGTCCGCTTTCCCGATCGATGATCCGAAATATGTGGTTCTCACCTTCATCGATGCGCCGCAGACGGGCGAGGGTGGTGGCCGCACCGCCGGCCTCAACGCCGCGCCGATGGTCGGCGAGATCATCCGCCGTTCGGCATCCCTTCTTGGTGTAAAGCCGAAATTTGGTGAGGACGGGTCCGCCTTGCTTGTGTCTTATTGAATGGAGAAGACGGGACGCCGATTCGGAAACGAACCGGCTGCCAACAGAAAGCAGCAGAGCGAAAATGAAGATCAGCGACCTCACCGGACCCGAAATCGACCCCTCGAACGCCGCAGCCACGATAGACGTAAGCGGCATTGCGAGTGACAGCCGGAAGGTGAAGCCGGGCGACCTCTTCGTTGCTCTCTCTGGCACCAAGGCCGATGGCAGCGCCTTCGTTGCCGATGCCGTTTCCCGGGGCGCCGCGGCCGTCGTCGTTGCCGAGGGTGCCTCTGTCGAGGCCGCCGTTCCGGTCATTGCCGTTGCCGAACCGCGCCGCTTCCTGGCGCTTGCCGCTGCCCATTTCTACGGCCGCCAACCGGAAACCATGGTGGCCGTCACCGGAACCGCCGGAAAGACCTCCGTCGCCTCCTTCACCCGTCAGATCTGGGCGCATGCCGGTCATGCGGCCGCGATGATCGGCACCACCGGTGTCGTGGCTCCCGGCCGCAACGACTACGGTTCGTTGACGACACCCGATCCGGTCTCGCTGCATGAACTGCTGGCTGAACTTGCCGATGCCGGCGTTACCCATGCCGCGATGGAAGCGTCCAGCCATGGCCTCGACCAGTCTCGCCTTGATGGCGTGAAGCTTGCCGCCGCTGCCTTCACCAATCTTGGCCGCGACCACATGGATTATCATCCGACGGTCGAGCACTACATGGCCTCCAAGATGCGGCTGTTCGACAGGCTGCTGCCGAAGGGGGCACCCGCCGTCATCTATGCTGACGACGAATGGTCCGGCGTGGCGATCGAAGCCGCGCGCAAGGCCGGGCTCGACGTGCGCACGGTTGGGCGCAAGGGCGACTATCTCGCGCTGAAACGCGTCGAGCATTTCCGCCACAAGCAGACCGCCGAAGTCCATGTCGGCGACGACATCTATGAAGTGCACATTCCGCTCGCCGGCGATTTCCAGGTGGCGAATGCGCTGGTCGCGGCGGGTCTTGCAATGTCGACCGGCGTTCCCGCTGCCGTCGCCATGGCGGCGCTTGAAAAGCTTATCGGTGCTTC encodes:
- a CDS encoding penicillin-binding protein 2; translation: MSFLSRIMDLKSKAHFSAGGNNNRTGANGQVFEGTRKRSGSQARSRVAVIICCFGMVYAVIGGRLVQYGMASPETVSSIGPADHLMASRPDIIDRNGEILATDIRTVSLYAEPHKIVDADEAVEMLATVMPDLDRRGIYRKLTSKSRFQWLKRQLTPKQQSRILALGIPGVGFRPEKRRFYPGGVTASHVVGHVNIDNRGIAGMERYIDSQGLADLAAIGMTSDAKMEPVRLSIDLRVQAIVRDVVATGMEKYKALAAGAVVMDVNTGEILAMASVPDYDPNNPAAGAKDGWMNRMSNGTFEMGSTFKTFTTAMALDSGKVKITDSFDARAPIRIGGFTIKDFHGKHRVLTVPEIFQYSSNIGTAKMADVIGIAGHKEFLTRMGLLTRLETELPEVKTPSQPREWKKINSITISFGHGVSTTPLQTAVAAAALMNGGRLINPTFLPRTAEEANEIAKVVVNPDTVDKMRYLFKLNANDGSGRRALVPGFNVGGKTGTANKVVGGRYSNTQNFNAFLSAFPIDDPKYVVLTFIDAPQTGEGGGRTAGLNAAPMVGEIIRRSASLLGVKPKFGEDGSALLVSY
- a CDS encoding UDP-N-acetylmuramoyl-L-alanyl-D-glutamate--2,6-diaminopimelate ligase, whose protein sequence is MKISDLTGPEIDPSNAAATIDVSGIASDSRKVKPGDLFVALSGTKADGSAFVADAVSRGAAAVVVAEGASVEAAVPVIAVAEPRRFLALAAAHFYGRQPETMVAVTGTAGKTSVASFTRQIWAHAGHAAAMIGTTGVVAPGRNDYGSLTTPDPVSLHELLAELADAGVTHAAMEASSHGLDQSRLDGVKLAAAAFTNLGRDHMDYHPTVEHYMASKMRLFDRLLPKGAPAVIYADDEWSGVAIEAARKAGLDVRTVGRKGDYLALKRVEHFRHKQTAEVHVGDDIYEVHIPLAGDFQVANALVAAGLAMSTGVPAAVAMAALEKLIGASGRLELVGHAKNGALAYVDYAHKPDALENVLTSVRPFTTGRVIVVFGCGGDRDKGKRPIMGEIATRLADVVIVTDDNPRSEVPEVIRSEIMIAANGATEIGDRAEAIRSAVGMLQSGDTLIVAGKGHEEGQTVGTVTLPFSDHAELRKALEELDQ